One genomic window of Desulfatiglans sp. includes the following:
- a CDS encoding sigma-54-dependent Fis family transcriptional regulator, whose protein sequence is MISDINVVLLESEHPDHAKDIEAKLNSALVRSCVSIDHNSGIDHLNSLKPDVVIIDPSLDADSSLKAIQKIKILNPVTPVLTSSEECLPAGECFAPFEGVHYLTPGAEQKILENKVDEALVYSKEHAHMPDTTFIIGKSKGIVDVRRKIRRVAEKDITVLVTGETGTGKELVARSIHFHSPRKMGPLVKVDCTSLPDELLESEIFGFQKGAFTDAYKDKPGRLEMANGGTLFVDEIGDISFSLQVKFLQVFEEKEFSRLGSTDQKVVDTRVVAATNADLWKKVQNGTFRNDLFYRLNIMQIRVPPLRERRDDIPLLIHFFLNKYCFEYKKKISDLPERVLDFLVSYNWPGNIRELENIMRRAIAVSDWSFIFQELDQSNMDTSLKPDPVNSIELDDNDSEHIRQLKLFKEQEYSLRKISKAYVSEKEHEAILDILNKTRWNRTKAAEILGVSYKTLINRMQEFGIKQ, encoded by the coding sequence ATGATTTCTGACATCAATGTTGTGCTATTAGAATCAGAACACCCGGATCATGCAAAGGATATAGAGGCCAAACTGAACAGCGCACTGGTAAGGTCATGCGTTTCCATTGATCACAATTCAGGCATTGACCACCTGAATAGCCTTAAGCCTGATGTGGTTATAATTGACCCCTCGCTGGATGCGGACTCCTCATTAAAGGCAATACAGAAGATCAAGATACTGAATCCTGTTACACCAGTATTAACCTCATCAGAGGAGTGCCTTCCGGCTGGTGAATGCTTTGCACCATTTGAAGGTGTTCATTATCTCACGCCTGGCGCTGAACAGAAAATCCTTGAAAATAAAGTGGATGAGGCCCTTGTCTACAGCAAAGAACATGCCCACATGCCTGATACAACCTTTATAATCGGTAAGAGCAAAGGGATCGTGGATGTAAGAAGAAAGATCAGGAGGGTGGCAGAAAAGGATATCACTGTGCTTGTAACAGGTGAAACAGGGACCGGTAAGGAGCTGGTTGCCCGCTCTATACATTTTCATTCACCTAGAAAGATGGGGCCGCTTGTAAAGGTTGACTGTACATCATTGCCTGATGAACTTCTTGAAAGCGAAATATTCGGATTTCAGAAGGGGGCATTTACAGATGCATACAAGGATAAACCAGGCCGCCTTGAGATGGCAAATGGAGGCACCCTTTTTGTTGATGAAATAGGGGATATTTCATTTTCATTGCAGGTCAAATTTTTACAGGTGTTTGAAGAGAAGGAGTTCTCAAGATTAGGGTCTACAGATCAGAAGGTTGTAGATACAAGGGTGGTTGCTGCAACAAACGCTGATCTGTGGAAAAAGGTGCAGAATGGCACATTCAGGAATGACCTCTTCTACCGCCTCAACATCATGCAGATCAGGGTGCCGCCCTTAAGGGAAAGAAGGGATGATATCCCTCTGCTCATACATTTTTTCCTTAATAAATACTGTTTTGAATATAAAAAGAAGATCAGTGATTTACCTGAAAGGGTTCTTGATTTTCTGGTATCATACAACTGGCCCGGCAATATCAGGGAGCTTGAGAATATCATGCGCAGGGCCATTGCTGTATCAGACTGGAGCTTTATCTTTCAGGAGCTTGATCAGTCCAATATGGATACAAGCTTAAAGCCTGACCCTGTAAATAGCATTGAACTTGATGATAATGACTCTGAACACATCAGGCAACTCAAGCTATTCAAGGAGCAGGAGTATTCCTTAAGAAAAATCAGTAAGGCCTATGTGTCTGAAAAGGAGCATGAGGCCATTCTGGATATCCTTAATAAAACCAGGTGGAACAGGACAAAGGCCGCAGAAATCCTGGGTGTGAGTTATAAAACACTCATAAACCGGATGCAGGAATTTGGGATAAAGCAGTGA